ACGGTTGTGTTAGGGAATTGAAGGTAGTTCTTAAGGTGGTGCATGATACGCCCGCCGTTCATCATCCCGGAGCCGGCAATGATGATCTTTGGCCCTTGCACCTTAAGGATATGCTTGGACTCTTCGGAGGTGGTGGTATAGCGCAAACCGGCAAAGCTGAAGAGGTCCCCGCCAAACTTGCGCAGGTTTTCCTTGGCTTCTGGGTTAAAGAAATCGATGCTTTGGCGGAAGATTTCCGTAGCGGCAATGGCCAAGGGGCTGTCGAGGAAAATGGGTAGCGTGGGAATCTGCTTAGTGGCGTGTAACTCATTGAGTTCGTAGAGCAGCTCTTGGGTTCGTTCTAGGGCAAAGGCAGGGATGAGGAGCGTTCCTTTGGTGCGGATGATTTCGTGGATGGCATCCTTAAGGAAGGACGTTCGTTCCGTCCCCGTCTCATGGATCCGGTTGCCATAGGTTGACTCCACTACTACGATATCGGCGCCATAGAGGCATTCGGCGTTGCGTAGCAGTGGTACGGGCGTATTGCCAAGGTCGCCGGAGAAAACAGCTTGCTCGCCTTCGGCTACAAACTTTACGGAAGCAGAGCCCAGGATGTGGCCCGCATCAGCCATGAACCCGCTTACGCCAGCACCAATCTGGAATTCCTTGTGGTAAGGAACCGTTTTCCACATGGCTTCCAGTGGTTCCACGTCGTCGGCAGTATAGAGTGGTTCGTGCCCGTGCCGTTCGGCCTCTTCCATAATGAGCTTGGCTGAGTCACGCAGGTTGATCATTGCCAGCTCTGCGGTAGGTTCGGTCCCATAGAGGGTGCCGCGGAACCCTTCCTTGTAGAGCTTGGGTAAGCGGCCAATATGGTCAAAGTGGGCATGGGTGACGACCATGTTGTCCACGGCGGCTGGGTCAAAGGGAAAGGCCTGGGAGTTCTTGTCTTCCGCGTACTTGCCTCCCTGGAACATCCCACAGTCCAGGACAATGCGTTGGTGGGCGGTCTCTAGGTGGTAGCAGGAGCCGGTGACTTCTCGGTTTGCGCCGCTAAAAGTGATTTTCATATATATGCAGTATGCCGCATTTTGCCTTAAAAAAAGAACCCGCGGGTGCGGGTTCAAGCATAAATGGGTATGCAGCGGGGTACGCAGTTTTGAAAACTGGGGTAACTGAACATGTCGTTCACCTCTGCCGTTTCGTAGGCGAAAGGCCCTTGAAGGAGCGGCGCGGTGAGGCGCAGCGTTTCGCCATGTGACACCACCAGGATGGGGCCCTGCTTGGCCTGTGCGTAGAGCATCCGCGCCTCTGACCGGAGTTCCTCAAACTTGTGCGCCAGGCTTTGGACCTCCCATACGCTGTAGTGTGGGTCGCGCTTGAGTTGGTGGATATGGCCCAGGTGCTCCATGATGTCCTGTCCCTCAGCAATCTCGGGTGTCTCATACGGCCCCCAATGCCGCTCAACGAGACCGGGCACGAGGATGATTGGCAGCTTATCGGCTATGAGTTGGGCCGTTTCCTGCGTCCTTCTGGAAGGAGAGCAGAATATGCGGGGTACCTTGCCGGTACGCGTCGTGATGGCATCGATGAGATAGCGGCAGCTCAGTGCCTCGGCAACGCCGATTGGTGAGAGGCCGGGATCCCCGTTATGTTCATCCATGATCTGTGCACGGATCTTTAGGTACTCGGGAATGTTCTTCCGATAAAAGTAGTAGGCAGCCAGGTTGTGCAAGGCATGGGCATGCCTTAACAGAGTGATAGTACTGATTGGTCTTCTCAAATTCCGACGGCGATGCATTCCTCTTCTTTAGCATAAGGAGCCGATAGTGTCCAGATGGCAATGCTGGACATGGGGCCTCTTTCCTGGTAAGATCTTCAGCATGTCAGTAGATATTCGAACCTTGGACGCTTCTGATGAAGCTTCAAAAGCACAGCTTGATGCCTTGAAAAAAGAAGTTTGGCCCAAGGCTGACGAAGAGCACTTTGGTGCAGACCTGCATCCTCATTTCTTTCACACCGCTGAGGCCACCCTTGTTTACGAGGAAAATGGCCAGCTCCTTGGCTATCTAGAAGTGAGGTGTGAGCTGGGAGTTGCCTACATGGGCAGCACTGGCATAGTAGAGCAGGCACGGAGGCGTGGGGTTGCGACGAAGCTTGTTGAGGCCGCAGAAAACTGGGCCCGGGAAAACTATTGCCACAAGGTTACTGCAGAAACAGGTACCGAGTGGACTTCCAAAGGGTTGGTGACAGCTATGGGGTATACCCCCGTTGTGACCTTTAAGCGCCACTTTGGGAAGATTGATTTCATCGTCTTTGAGAAATTCCTGGATTAATCAAAAGACCCGCTCACATGAGCGGGTCTTCTTTTTATTCAGCTGTTTCCAACATGGTAGAGAGATAGATGATCTGCCCTT
The Verrucomicrobiia bacterium genome window above contains:
- a CDS encoding histidine phosphatase family protein, with product MHRRRNLRRPISTITLLRHAHALHNLAAYYFYRKNIPEYLKIRAQIMDEHNGDPGLSPIGVAEALSCRYLIDAITTRTGKVPRIFCSPSRRTQETAQLIADKLPIILVPGLVERHWGPYETPEIAEGQDIMEHLGHIHQLKRDPHYSVWEVQSLAHKFEELRSEARMLYAQAKQGPILVVSHGETLRLTAPLLQGPFAYETAEVNDMFSYPSFQNCVPRCIPIYA
- a CDS encoding GNAT family N-acetyltransferase; protein product: MSVDIRTLDASDEASKAQLDALKKEVWPKADEEHFGADLHPHFFHTAEATLVYEENGQLLGYLEVRCELGVAYMGSTGIVEQARRRGVATKLVEAAENWARENYCHKVTAETGTEWTSKGLVTAMGYTPVVTFKRHFGKIDFIVFEKFLD
- a CDS encoding MBL fold metallo-hydrolase; its protein translation is MKITFSGANREVTGSCYHLETAHQRIVLDCGMFQGGKYAEDKNSQAFPFDPAAVDNMVVTHAHFDHIGRLPKLYKEGFRGTLYGTEPTAELAMINLRDSAKLIMEEAERHGHEPLYTADDVEPLEAMWKTVPYHKEFQIGAGVSGFMADAGHILGSASVKFVAEGEQAVFSGDLGNTPVPLLRNAECLYGADIVVVESTYGNRIHETGTERTSFLKDAIHEIIRTKGTLLIPAFALERTQELLYELNELHATKQIPTLPIFLDSPLAIAATEIFRQSIDFFNPEAKENLRKFGGDLFSFAGLRYTTTSEESKHILKVQGPKIIIAGSGMMNGGRIMHHLKNYLQFPNTTVLIVGYQVEGSLGRKLHDGEKHVVIYGQEVHVKAKVKSCGAFSGHADYPRLMHWMHCFNGRPPKKVFVTHGELNSALSFSQSIEEELSISSGVPEYAETVDTTHLAEANA